Proteins found in one Streptomyces sp. NBC_00461 genomic segment:
- a CDS encoding LppX_LprAFG lipoprotein: MPRRAAGAAGAALLLAAGAVGCGSGVGGSAGASASSAAQAVARAAKKTEGVTSLHYRLSGRIPEQGRVEAEASVGTRPAVARLTMSTLGGDDPTVAELRLVDGVLYQSQTENGVAQQVHGRHWAGFGRSAEFTAAGGLRMDVGGLREQVGRNPARDAALLAASDDVRRAGTETVDGVTTTHYTGTAGLDDLRASLKGEEKRGLDQYDRMGVDELTLDVWIDGHDRVRRLRTQGFGTHGELDLTVTFLDFGKSVTVRAPARDDTVDLSKPRKETRG; the protein is encoded by the coding sequence ATGCCGCGCCGTGCGGCGGGAGCGGCGGGCGCTGCCCTGCTCCTCGCCGCCGGAGCGGTCGGCTGCGGGAGCGGCGTGGGCGGTTCGGCGGGGGCCTCGGCCTCGTCGGCGGCCCAGGCCGTCGCACGGGCCGCGAAGAAAACAGAGGGCGTCACGTCCCTGCACTACCGGCTCAGCGGCCGGATACCGGAGCAGGGGCGGGTCGAGGCCGAGGCATCGGTCGGCACCAGGCCGGCGGTGGCGCGTCTGACGATGTCCACCCTGGGCGGCGATGACCCAACCGTCGCCGAACTGCGGCTGGTCGACGGGGTGTTGTACCAGAGTCAGACCGAGAACGGCGTGGCCCAGCAGGTACACGGCAGACACTGGGCCGGCTTCGGCCGCTCCGCCGAGTTCACCGCGGCCGGCGGTCTGCGGATGGACGTGGGCGGCCTACGCGAACAGGTCGGACGCAACCCGGCCCGGGACGCCGCCCTCCTGGCCGCCTCCGACGACGTGCGGCGGGCAGGCACGGAGACCGTCGACGGCGTCACCACCACGCACTACACGGGGACGGCCGGCCTGGACGACCTCCGCGCCTCCCTGAAGGGCGAGGAGAAGAGGGGCCTCGACCAGTACGACAGGATGGGCGTCGACGAGCTCACCCTGGACGTGTGGATCGACGGTCACGACCGCGTCAGGCGACTCCGCACCCAGGGCTTCGGCACCCACGGTGAGCTCGATCTCACCGTCACCTTCCTCGACTTCGGCAAGTCGGTGACGGTCCGGGCACCTGCCCGCGACGACACCGTGGACCTGAGCAAGCCGCGGAAGGAGACCCGCGGCTGA
- the rplJ gene encoding 50S ribosomal protein L10: MARPDKAAAVAELAEQFRSSNAAVLTEYRGLTVAQLKTLRRSLGENAQYAVVKNTLTKIAANEAGISTLDDLFNGPTAVAFVTGDPVESAKGLRDFAKDNPNLVIKGGVLDGKALSADEIKKLADLESREVLLAKLAGAFKGKQTQAAQVFQALPSKFVRTAEALRAKQAEQGGAE; this comes from the coding sequence ATGGCAAGGCCCGACAAGGCTGCCGCGGTGGCCGAGCTCGCGGAGCAGTTCCGCAGCTCGAACGCCGCCGTGCTGACCGAGTACCGGGGTCTCACCGTGGCGCAGCTCAAGACGCTGCGCCGTTCGCTCGGTGAGAACGCCCAGTACGCCGTGGTGAAGAACACGCTGACCAAGATTGCGGCCAACGAGGCCGGGATCTCGACGCTCGACGACCTGTTCAACGGTCCGACGGCGGTCGCCTTCGTCACCGGTGACCCGGTGGAGTCGGCGAAGGGTCTTCGTGACTTTGCCAAGGACAACCCGAACCTCGTCATCAAGGGCGGTGTCCTTGACGGCAAGGCGCTGTCCGCCGACGAGATCAAGAAGCTTGCGGACCTTGAGTCCCGCGAGGTTCTGCTCGCCAAGCTGGCGGGCGCCTTCAAGGGCAAGCAGACCCAGGCTGCTCAGGTCTTCCAGGCGCTCCCGTCGAAGTTCGTCCGCACCGCGGAGGCGCTTCGTGCCAAGCAGGCCGAGCAGGGCGGTGCCGAGTAA
- the rplL gene encoding 50S ribosomal protein L7/L12, producing the protein MVALTQDELLAEFEGMTLIQLSEFVKAFEEKFDVTAAAAVAVAGPAGPAAPAEAAEEQDEFDVILTGAGEKKIQVIKVVRELTSLGLKEAKDLVDGAPKPVLEKVAKDAAEKAAESLKGAGASVEVK; encoded by the coding sequence ATCGTGGCTCTCACCCAGGACGAACTGCTCGCCGAGTTCGAGGGCATGACCCTCATCCAGCTCTCCGAGTTCGTGAAGGCGTTCGAGGAGAAGTTCGACGTCACCGCCGCCGCCGCGGTTGCCGTCGCCGGTCCGGCCGGTCCGGCCGCCCCCGCCGAGGCCGCTGAGGAGCAGGACGAGTTCGACGTCATCCTCACGGGTGCCGGCGAGAAGAAGATCCAGGTCATCAAGGTCGTGCGTGAGCTGACCTCCCTGGGTCTCAAGGAGGCCAAGGACCTCGTGGACGGCGCCCCCAAGCCCGTTCTCGAGAAGGTCGCCAAGGACGCCGCCGAGAAGGCCGCCGAGTCCCTCAAGGGCGCCGGCGCCTCCGTCGAGGTCAAGTGA
- the rpoB gene encoding DNA-directed RNA polymerase subunit beta: MAASRTASTANTNNGASTAPLRISFAKIKEPLEVPNLLALQTESFDWLLGNTAWQSRVEAAIESGQDVPTKSGLEEIFEEISPIEDFSGSMSLTFRDHRFEPPKNSIDECKERDFTYAAPLFVTAEFTNNETGEIKSQTVFMGDFPLMTHKGTFVINGTERVVVSQLVRSPGVYFDSSIDKTSDKDIFSAKIIPSRGAWLEMEIDKRDMVGVRIDRKRKQSVTVLLKALGWTTEQILEEFGEYESMRATLEKDHTQGQDDALLDIYRKLRPGEPPTREAAQTLLENLYFNPKRYDLAKVGRYKVNKKLGAEAPLDAGILTVEDVISTIKYLVKLHAGETETAADNGQTIVVETDDIDHFGNRRLRSVGELIQNQVRTGLARMERVVRERMTTQDVEAITPQTLINIRPVVASIKEFFGTSQLSQFMDQNNPLSGLTHKRRLSALGPGGLSRERAGFEVRDVHPSHYGRMCPIETPEGPNIGLIGSLASYGRVNAFGFVETPYRRVTDGVVTDEVDYLTADEEDRFVIAQANATLDDDLRFTENRVLVRRRGGEVDYVAGDDVDYMDVSPRQMVSVATAMIPFLEHDDANRALMGANMMRQAVPLIKSEAPLVGTGMEYRSAVDAGDVVKAEKDGVVQEVSADYITTANDDGTYITYRLAKFSRSNQGTSVNQKVIVNEGDRIITGQVLADGPATENGEMALGKNLLVAFMPWEGHNYEDAIILSQRLVQDDVLSSIHIEEHEVDARDTKLGPEEITRDIPNVSEEVLADLDERGIIRIGAEVVAGDILVGKVTPKGETELTPEERLLRAIFGEKAREVRDTSLKVPHGEIGKVIGVRVFDREEGDELPPGVNQLVRVYVAQKRKITDGDKLAGRHGNKGVISKILPIEDMPFLEDGTPVDIILNPLGVPSRMNPGQVLEIHLGWLASRGWDVSGLADDWAQRLQAIAADKVEPGTNVATPVFDGAREDELAGLLNHTIPNRDGERMVLPTGKAPLFDGRSGEPFPEPISVGYMYILKLHHLVDDKLHARSTGPYSMITQQPLGGKAQFGGQRFGEMEVWALEAYGAAYALQELLTIKSDDVTGRVKVYEAIVKGENIPEPGIPESFKVLIKEMQSLCLNVEVLSSDGMSIEMRDTDEDVFRAAEELGIDLSRREPSSVEEV, encoded by the coding sequence TTGGCCGCCTCGCGCACTGCCTCGACCGCGAATACGAACAACGGCGCCAGCACCGCCCCGCTGCGCATCTCCTTTGCAAAGATCAAGGAGCCCCTCGAGGTTCCCAACCTGCTCGCGCTGCAGACCGAAAGCTTTGACTGGCTGCTCGGGAACACCGCCTGGCAGAGTCGGGTCGAGGCGGCTATCGAGTCCGGTCAGGATGTCCCCACCAAGTCCGGTCTGGAGGAGATCTTCGAGGAGATCTCTCCGATCGAGGACTTTTCCGGGTCGATGTCGCTGACGTTCCGCGACCACCGTTTCGAGCCGCCGAAGAACAGCATCGACGAGTGCAAGGAGCGCGACTTCACGTACGCCGCTCCGCTCTTCGTGACGGCTGAGTTCACCAACAACGAGACCGGCGAGATCAAGTCCCAGACGGTCTTCATGGGCGACTTCCCGCTCATGACCCACAAGGGCACCTTCGTCATCAATGGCACCGAGCGTGTCGTCGTGTCGCAGCTGGTCCGCTCGCCGGGCGTCTACTTCGACTCCTCGATCGACAAGACGTCCGACAAGGACATCTTCTCGGCCAAGATCATCCCGTCCCGGGGTGCCTGGCTGGAGATGGAGATCGACAAGCGCGACATGGTCGGTGTCCGCATCGACCGCAAGCGCAAGCAGTCCGTGACCGTTCTGCTCAAGGCTCTCGGTTGGACGACCGAGCAGATCCTGGAGGAGTTCGGCGAGTACGAGTCCATGCGCGCCACCCTGGAGAAGGACCACACCCAGGGCCAGGACGACGCACTGCTCGACATCTACCGCAAGCTGCGTCCGGGCGAGCCGCCCACGCGTGAGGCCGCGCAGACGCTTCTGGAGAACCTGTACTTCAACCCGAAGCGCTACGACCTCGCCAAGGTAGGCCGCTACAAGGTCAACAAGAAGCTGGGTGCGGAGGCTCCGCTCGACGCGGGCATCCTGACCGTCGAGGACGTCATCTCGACGATCAAGTACCTGGTGAAGCTGCACGCCGGCGAGACCGAGACGGCGGCGGACAACGGTCAGACGATCGTTGTCGAGACCGACGACATCGACCACTTCGGCAACCGTCGTCTGCGCAGCGTCGGCGAGCTCATCCAGAACCAGGTCCGTACGGGTCTGGCTCGTATGGAGCGCGTCGTCCGTGAGCGCATGACGACCCAGGACGTCGAGGCGATCACGCCGCAGACCCTGATCAACATCCGGCCGGTCGTCGCCTCCATCAAGGAGTTCTTCGGCACCAGCCAGCTGTCGCAGTTCATGGACCAGAACAACCCGCTGTCGGGTCTCACCCACAAGCGTCGTCTGTCGGCGCTCGGCCCGGGTGGTCTCTCCCGTGAGCGGGCCGGCTTCGAGGTCCGTGACGTGCACCCGTCCCACTACGGCCGCATGTGTCCGATCGAGACCCCCGAAGGCCCGAACATCGGTCTGATCGGCTCGCTCGCCTCCTACGGCCGCGTCAACGCGTTCGGTTTCGTGGAGACGCCGTACCGCCGGGTCACCGACGGTGTCGTCACCGACGAGGTCGACTACCTGACGGCCGACGAAGAGGACCGGTTCGTCATCGCGCAGGCCAACGCCACGCTCGACGACGACCTGCGTTTCACCGAGAACCGCGTCCTGGTCCGCCGTCGTGGCGGCGAGGTCGACTACGTCGCCGGTGACGACGTGGACTACATGGACGTCTCGCCGCGCCAGATGGTGTCGGTCGCGACCGCCATGATCCCGTTCCTCGAGCACGACGACGCCAACCGTGCCCTCATGGGCGCGAACATGATGCGTCAGGCCGTGCCGCTCATCAAGTCCGAGGCCCCGCTCGTCGGTACCGGCATGGAGTACCGCTCCGCCGTCGACGCCGGTGACGTGGTCAAGGCCGAGAAGGACGGTGTGGTCCAGGAGGTCTCCGCGGACTACATCACCACGGCCAACGACGACGGCACGTACATCACGTACCGCCTGGCCAAGTTCTCCCGGTCCAACCAGGGCACCTCGGTCAACCAGAAGGTCATCGTCAACGAGGGCGACCGGATCATCACGGGCCAGGTGCTCGCCGACGGTCCGGCCACCGAGAACGGCGAGATGGCTCTCGGTAAGAACCTGCTCGTGGCGTTCATGCCGTGGGAGGGTCACAACTACGAGGACGCGATCATCCTGTCGCAGCGCCTCGTGCAGGACGACGTCCTCTCCTCGATCCACATCGAGGAGCATGAGGTCGACGCCCGTGACACCAAGCTCGGCCCGGAGGAGATCACCCGGGACATCCCGAACGTCTCCGAGGAGGTCCTCGCCGACCTCGACGAGCGCGGCATCATCCGTATCGGTGCCGAGGTCGTCGCCGGTGACATCCTCGTCGGCAAGGTCACGCCCAAGGGTGAGACCGAGCTGACCCCGGAGGAGCGCCTGCTGCGCGCGATCTTCGGTGAGAAGGCCCGTGAGGTCCGTGACACCTCGCTGAAGGTGCCGCACGGCGAGATCGGCAAGGTCATCGGCGTCCGCGTCTTCGACCGTGAAGAGGGCGACGAGCTGCCGCCGGGCGTGAACCAGCTGGTTCGTGTCTACGTGGCGCAGAAGCGCAAGATCACGGACGGTGACAAGCTCGCCGGCCGACACGGCAACAAGGGTGTCATCTCGAAGATCCTGCCGATCGAGGACATGCCGTTCCTGGAGGACGGCACCCCGGTCGACATCATCCTCAACCCGCTCGGTGTGCCGTCCCGAATGAACCCGGGACAGGTCCTGGAGATCCACCTCGGCTGGCTCGCCAGCCGCGGCTGGGACGTCTCCGGCCTCGCGGACGACTGGGCGCAGCGCCTCCAGGCCATCGCGGCCGACAAGGTCGAGCCCGGCACGAACGTCGCCACCCCCGTCTTCGACGGTGCGCGTGAGGACGAGCTGGCCGGTCTGCTGAACCACACGATCCCGAACCGCGACGGAGAGCGCATGGTGCTCCCGACCGGTAAGGCGCCGCTGTTCGACGGCCGCTCGGGTGAGCCGTTCCCGGAGCCGATCTCGGTCGGCTACATGTACATCCTGAAGCTCCACCACCTGGTCGACGACAAGCTGCACGCCCGCTCGACCGGTCCGTACTCGATGATCACCCAGCAGCCGCTGGGTGGTAAGGCCCAGTTCGGTGGCCAGCGGTTCGGCGAGATGGAGGTGTGGGCGCTGGAGGCATACGGCGCCGCGTACGCCCTCCAGGAGCTGCTGACCATCAAGTCCGACGACGTCACCGGCCGCGTGAAGGTCTACGAGGCCATCGTCAAGGGCGAGAACATCCCCGAGCCCGGCATCCCCGAGTCCTTCAAGGTGCTCATCAAGGAGATGCAGTCGCTCTGCCTGAACGTGGAGGTGCTGTCCAGCGACGGTATGTCCATCGAAATGCGTGACACCGACGAGGATGTCTTCCGCGCTGCGGAGGAGCTCGGCATCGACCTGTCCCGGCGCGAGCCGAGCAGCGTCGAAGAGGTCTGA